Proteins from a single region of Streptomyces sp. HUAS 15-9:
- a CDS encoding amino acid permease, with amino-acid sequence MNPGSGLQAGLKNRHLTMIAIGGVIGAGLFVGSSSGIATAGPGILLSYALVGTLVVLVMRMLGEMSAANPTSGSFSAHADRALGRWAGFSIGWLYWFFWVVVLAVEATAGATILEGWIPAVPQWGWALIVMVVLTATNLVSVGSYGEFEFWFAGIKVVAIGAFIVIGGLAVFGVLPGVHSTKAGFGNLTDHGGFLPNGPGTILTGVLLVVFSFMGSEIATLAAGESENPQRAVTKSTNSIIWRIGVFYLGSILVVVTLLPWNDPAIKEKGSYVAALDSLGIAHAGEIMNFIVLTSVLSCLNSGLYTASRMAFSLGQRGDAPKAFAKTTSRGVPMTAIIASVVFGFVAVFFNYKFPDSVFLFLVNSSGAVALFVWLVICFSQLRMRKIIQREAPEKLVVKMWLYPYLTWATAALIVFVLGYMLTDTEGESSGRTTVLLSLMVAAVVIAIALVKQKFVGDRSTVALESDEKTDKVPVG; translated from the coding sequence ATGAACCCTGGTTCCGGACTCCAGGCAGGACTCAAGAACCGCCATCTGACGATGATCGCCATCGGCGGTGTCATCGGCGCCGGCCTCTTCGTCGGCTCCAGCTCGGGTATTGCAACCGCAGGCCCCGGCATCCTCCTGTCGTACGCCCTCGTCGGCACGCTCGTCGTCCTCGTGATGCGCATGCTCGGCGAGATGTCCGCCGCAAATCCGACCTCCGGCTCGTTCTCCGCGCACGCCGACCGTGCCCTCGGCCGCTGGGCCGGGTTCTCCATCGGCTGGCTCTACTGGTTCTTCTGGGTGGTGGTGCTGGCCGTGGAGGCCACCGCCGGCGCCACGATCCTCGAAGGGTGGATCCCGGCAGTACCGCAGTGGGGCTGGGCCCTGATCGTGATGGTCGTGCTCACCGCGACCAACCTCGTCTCCGTCGGCTCCTACGGTGAGTTCGAGTTCTGGTTCGCCGGGATCAAGGTCGTCGCGATCGGCGCGTTCATCGTGATCGGCGGGCTGGCCGTCTTCGGCGTGCTGCCCGGCGTCCACAGCACCAAGGCCGGCTTCGGCAACCTCACCGACCACGGCGGCTTCCTGCCGAACGGCCCCGGCACGATCCTCACCGGCGTCCTGCTCGTCGTCTTCTCCTTCATGGGCAGCGAGATCGCCACCCTGGCCGCCGGCGAGTCGGAGAACCCGCAGCGAGCCGTCACCAAGTCGACGAACAGCATCATCTGGCGTATCGGCGTCTTCTACCTCGGCTCGATCCTCGTGGTCGTCACCCTGCTGCCGTGGAACGACCCGGCCATCAAGGAGAAGGGCTCGTACGTCGCCGCCCTCGACTCCCTCGGCATCGCACACGCCGGCGAGATCATGAACTTCATCGTGCTGACCTCGGTGCTGTCCTGCCTCAACTCCGGCCTCTACACGGCCTCCCGGATGGCGTTCTCGCTGGGCCAGCGCGGTGACGCGCCGAAGGCGTTCGCGAAGACCACCTCCCGTGGTGTGCCGATGACGGCGATCATCGCCTCCGTGGTCTTCGGCTTCGTGGCCGTGTTCTTCAACTACAAGTTCCCGGACTCGGTCTTCCTCTTCCTGGTCAACTCCAGTGGCGCGGTGGCCCTGTTCGTGTGGCTGGTCATCTGCTTCTCGCAGCTGCGGATGCGGAAGATCATCCAGCGTGAGGCGCCGGAGAAGCTCGTCGTGAAGATGTGGCTGTACCCGTACCTGACCTGGGCGACGGCCGCGCTGATCGTGTTCGTCCTCGGCTACATGCTGACCGACACCGAGGGTGAGAGCAGCGGACGTACGACCGTGCTGCTGTCACTGATGGTCGCGGCGGTCGTGATCGCGATCGCCTTGGTGAAGCAGAAGTTCGTCGGGGACCGTTCGACGGTGGCCCTGGAGTCCGACGAGAAGACCGACAAGGTGCCCGTCGGCTGA
- a CDS encoding serine/threonine-protein kinase → MGRVWRAADEMLDRQVAVKEMRIDGLDAEDTRTRRERTLREARATARIDHPNVVRVYDVVDEGERLWIVMELVAGRSLEQIVAQEGPLAPPETARIGLGLVAALRQVHAGGVLHRDIKPGNVLVERSGGRVVLTDFGIAAIQDAKALTMIGMLVGSPDYMAPERVSGDPQGPPSDIWSLGATLCAALGGRSPFSRDTTLATLHAVLYEEPVLPAAAGPLRDILAALLEKEPTVRAGLPEVEDALWPVAYPPPIPTLPVGEGRSAEHVRGPESSPLPDPRAEPDPVRDAVPQAATSPAAPPEIPPAAPEPLPTPPETPPGPPAAASELRSEARSETPSSNSAGPAPGVHPRKGVSLTRAEAETQRGPGHGPPGPRGPRTVGMPQGEPPDPVTPVPRHRTGILAAVGLVAVAAVVAVLLTMSSGGRRDDTHAGSSPASSVSSGSSSGATSTSTPSPTVEGTARPQSLPPGAHREAGGFAWATPEGWRRDVKTGSEVHYTSPDGRQELVGKSSLARGDLMDTWRTSEQSARQGRDYVKIRLEETTFQGHPAVVWEYTFTLKGDHWHARLLGFDVEGKSYQINTWYQPDIEPQALKTYDKVKESFTVL, encoded by the coding sequence ATGGGGCGTGTGTGGCGAGCCGCCGACGAAATGCTCGACCGGCAGGTTGCGGTCAAGGAAATGCGTATAGACGGGCTGGACGCGGAGGACACGCGCACCCGCCGTGAGCGCACGCTGCGCGAGGCCAGGGCGACGGCCCGGATCGACCACCCCAATGTCGTGCGCGTGTACGACGTCGTCGACGAGGGCGAACGTCTGTGGATCGTCATGGAACTGGTCGCCGGGCGCTCGCTGGAACAGATCGTGGCGCAGGAGGGCCCGCTGGCTCCGCCCGAGACGGCGCGGATCGGGCTGGGGCTGGTGGCGGCACTGCGGCAGGTGCACGCCGGGGGAGTGCTGCACCGGGACATCAAGCCCGGCAACGTTCTCGTCGAGCGGAGCGGCGGGCGTGTGGTGCTCACGGACTTCGGTATCGCGGCCATCCAGGACGCCAAGGCGCTCACCATGATCGGCATGCTCGTCGGCTCCCCCGACTACATGGCCCCCGAGCGGGTGTCGGGAGACCCGCAGGGACCGCCGTCCGACATCTGGTCCCTGGGCGCGACCCTGTGCGCGGCCCTGGGCGGCCGCTCCCCTTTCTCCCGGGACACGACCCTCGCGACACTGCACGCGGTGCTGTACGAGGAGCCCGTACTCCCCGCCGCGGCGGGCCCGTTGCGCGACATCCTGGCGGCACTCCTGGAGAAGGAGCCGACCGTCAGGGCGGGCCTCCCCGAGGTGGAGGACGCCCTGTGGCCGGTCGCGTATCCACCTCCGATACCGACTCTGCCGGTGGGGGAGGGGCGTTCGGCCGAGCATGTACGAGGTCCGGAGTCCTCGCCGCTCCCCGACCCCCGCGCGGAGCCCGATCCGGTGCGCGACGCGGTGCCGCAGGCCGCCACCTCGCCCGCCGCACCCCCTGAAATACCTCCCGCGGCCCCTGAGCCCCTACCCACACCCCCCGAAACACCGCCCGGGCCCCCCGCAGCCGCTTCCGAACTGCGCTCCGAAGCCCGTTCCGAGACGCCCTCCAGCAACTCCGCGGGACCGGCACCCGGAGTCCACCCCCGTAAGGGCGTCTCCCTCACCCGTGCCGAGGCGGAGACCCAGCGTGGCCCCGGCCACGGTCCGCCGGGCCCGCGCGGCCCCCGCACCGTCGGCATGCCGCAGGGCGAACCCCCGGACCCGGTCACCCCGGTACCCCGTCACCGCACCGGCATCCTCGCCGCCGTCGGTCTGGTCGCCGTAGCCGCCGTGGTCGCGGTCCTGCTCACCATGTCGTCCGGTGGTCGGCGGGACGACACGCACGCCGGCTCCTCGCCGGCCTCTTCCGTAAGCAGCGGCAGCAGCAGCGGCGCCACGAGTACGAGTACTCCGTCACCCACCGTCGAGGGCACCGCCCGGCCGCAGAGCCTGCCGCCGGGCGCGCACCGGGAGGCCGGCGGGTTCGCCTGGGCGACGCCCGAGGGCTGGCGGCGTGATGTGAAGACCGGTTCCGAGGTCCACTACACCTCCCCGGACGGCCGCCAGGAACTGGTCGGCAAGTCGTCGCTCGCCCGCGGCGATCTGATGGACACCTGGCGCACCTCGGAGCAGAGCGCCCGCCAGGGCCGGGACTACGTCAAGATCCGGCTCGAGGAGACCACCTTCCAGGGCCACCCGGCGGTCGTCTGGGAGTACACCTTCACGCTCAAGGGCGACCACTGGCACGCCCGACTGCTCGGCTTCGACGTGGAGGGGAAGTCGTACCAGATCAACACCTGGTACCAGCCGGACATCGAGCCCCAGGCCCTGAAGACGTACGACAAGGTCAAGGAGAGCTTCACGGTGCTGTGA
- a CDS encoding biotin transporter BioY, giving the protein MSTATARPGAVLADLLPSPKLSASLEQGGAPIRVRDVALVVGGAALTGLAAQISVPVPGSPVPVTGQTFAALLVGTSLGAGRGFLSLALYALAGVVGVPWFASGTSGAGAVSFGYILGMILASTVVGALARRGADRSVLRTAGTMLLGEAIIYAVGVPYLAYAADMPASAAIANGLTPFLIGDALKAALAMGLLPTAWKFADKR; this is encoded by the coding sequence ATGAGCACCGCCACCGCCCGCCCCGGCGCAGTCCTCGCCGACCTCCTGCCCTCCCCCAAGCTCTCGGCTTCGCTCGAGCAGGGCGGTGCCCCCATCCGTGTGCGCGATGTCGCCCTCGTGGTCGGCGGCGCCGCGCTCACCGGCCTCGCGGCCCAGATCTCCGTCCCGGTGCCCGGCTCCCCGGTGCCGGTGACCGGCCAGACCTTCGCCGCCCTGCTCGTCGGTACGTCCCTCGGTGCCGGACGCGGCTTCCTCTCCCTCGCGCTGTACGCGCTCGCGGGTGTCGTCGGCGTGCCGTGGTTCGCGAGCGGCACCTCCGGTGCGGGTGCCGTCTCCTTCGGCTACATCCTCGGCATGATCCTGGCCTCCACCGTCGTCGGAGCCCTGGCCCGCCGCGGCGCCGACCGCTCCGTACTGCGCACGGCGGGCACGATGCTGCTCGGCGAGGCCATCATCTACGCCGTCGGCGTCCCCTACCTGGCCTACGCCGCCGACATGCCCGCCTCCGCGGCGATCGCGAACGGCCTGACCCCGTTCCTCATCGGCGATGCCCTGAAGGCCGCCCTGGCGATGGGCCTGCTGCCCACGGCCTGGAAGTTCGCCGACAAGCGGTGA
- a CDS encoding histidine phosphatase family protein, with protein sequence MSATLLLARHGQTVWHAENRYAGVSDVALTDTGREQAERLGRWAAAHPVDAIWTSTVSRAIVTAEPACRALGLTARREPGLRECDFGVLEGRTLAEFAAENPDAAEAFRADPVAHPFPGAEDPRSAAARGTAALRRIAAAHPGGRVLVVAHNTLLRLVLCSLLGIPLAGYRRVFPQLRNAAVSEIRVDGRSTALLSLNVPCP encoded by the coding sequence ATGAGCGCCACCCTCCTCCTCGCCCGCCACGGCCAGACCGTCTGGCACGCCGAGAACCGCTACGCCGGAGTCAGCGACGTCGCCCTCACCGACACCGGCCGGGAACAGGCCGAGCGGCTGGGCCGGTGGGCCGCCGCGCACCCGGTCGACGCGATCTGGACCTCGACCGTCTCCCGGGCGATCGTCACCGCCGAGCCCGCCTGCCGCGCCCTGGGACTCACCGCACGGCGCGAACCCGGCCTGCGGGAGTGCGACTTCGGGGTGCTGGAGGGCCGTACCCTCGCCGAGTTCGCCGCCGAGAACCCGGACGCCGCGGAGGCCTTCCGTGCCGATCCGGTGGCCCACCCCTTCCCCGGCGCCGAGGACCCCCGCTCCGCCGCGGCCCGGGGCACGGCGGCCCTGCGCCGTATCGCCGCCGCCCACCCCGGCGGGCGCGTCCTGGTCGTCGCCCACAACACCCTGCTGCGACTGGTGCTGTGCTCACTGCTGGGCATTCCCCTGGCCGGATACCGCCGGGTCTTCCCGCAACTGCGCAACGCGGCGGTCAGCGAGATCCGCGTCGACGGCCGGTCCACGGCCCTGCTGTCGCTCAACGTCCCCTGCCCCTGA
- a CDS encoding FGGY-family carbohydrate kinase → MRSEGAAWLGIDLGTQGVRALLVTADGRVLGRGSAELRGRREGVRHEQDPGQWWAGVCAASRGALRGGHRVGGVAVCGTSGTVLLTDAAGRPVSPALMYDDGRAGAEAARLRRAGLAVQDTWALPKALWLLAAHGPGRVTHQPDVINARLVGHTVPTDSSHALKTAYDVERDVWPDGTGVPADALPDVVRPGTRLGEVCPSAAEATGIPAGTPVIAGMTDGCAAQIASGALSEGAWNSVLGTTLVLKGASSVPVRDTAGVVYNHRAPDGSWLPGGASSVGAGALTVRFPDADPAALDAAAAAFEPSGALAYPLVSRGERFPFRAPDATALLLGEPVSDADHWAALLQGVALTERLCLDCLHHLGAPLDGPLAFTGGAARSAYWNQLRADILARPARVPEQTEPALGMAALAAHGTGAAHTLADAAGRMVRIRTVVEPRPDRTARFTEPYACLLDALESRGWLPAPVAAHARSRIDADTAHS, encoded by the coding sequence ATGAGGTCCGAGGGCGCGGCATGGCTGGGGATCGACCTGGGGACACAGGGCGTCCGCGCGCTGCTCGTCACCGCCGACGGCAGGGTCCTGGGCCGTGGCTCGGCCGAGCTGCGCGGGCGGCGGGAGGGGGTGCGGCACGAGCAGGATCCCGGCCAGTGGTGGGCCGGGGTGTGCGCCGCCTCCCGGGGCGCCTTGCGGGGCGGGCACCGGGTGGGCGGGGTCGCGGTGTGCGGGACCTCGGGGACCGTACTGCTGACGGATGCGGCGGGACGGCCGGTGAGTCCGGCGCTGATGTACGACGACGGGCGGGCCGGGGCGGAGGCGGCGCGGCTGCGGAGGGCGGGGCTCGCGGTGCAGGACACCTGGGCGCTGCCGAAGGCACTGTGGCTGCTCGCTGCCCACGGCCCCGGCCGGGTCACCCATCAGCCGGACGTGATCAACGCACGTCTGGTCGGGCATACGGTCCCGACCGATTCCAGCCATGCGCTCAAGACGGCGTACGACGTCGAGCGCGACGTCTGGCCGGACGGCACCGGTGTTCCGGCGGACGCGCTCCCCGACGTCGTCCGGCCCGGTACCCGTCTTGGCGAGGTCTGTCCGTCCGCCGCCGAGGCCACCGGGATTCCGGCCGGCACGCCCGTCATCGCCGGCATGACCGACGGCTGCGCGGCACAGATCGCGTCGGGCGCGCTGAGCGAGGGCGCCTGGAACTCGGTGCTCGGCACGACGCTCGTCCTCAAGGGCGCCTCCTCGGTGCCCGTCCGCGACACGGCGGGCGTGGTCTACAACCACCGTGCACCGGACGGCAGCTGGCTGCCCGGAGGTGCGTCCAGCGTCGGCGCCGGGGCCTTGACGGTCCGCTTCCCGGACGCCGACCCGGCCGCGCTGGACGCCGCGGCCGCCGCCTTCGAGCCGTCGGGTGCGCTCGCGTACCCCCTGGTGTCGCGGGGCGAACGCTTTCCCTTCCGGGCCCCCGACGCCACCGCCCTCCTCCTGGGCGAACCCGTGTCGGACGCCGACCACTGGGCCGCCCTCCTCCAGGGAGTGGCCCTGACCGAACGCCTTTGCCTGGACTGTCTGCACCATCTCGGCGCCCCGCTCGACGGCCCCCTCGCCTTCACCGGCGGAGCGGCCCGCAGCGCCTACTGGAACCAGCTGCGCGCCGACATCCTGGCCCGCCCGGCCCGCGTACCCGAACAGACCGAACCGGCCCTGGGAATGGCCGCGTTGGCCGCCCACGGCACCGGCGCGGCGCACACCCTCGCGGACGCCGCGGGCCGCATGGTCCGCATCCGTACCGTCGTCGAACCCCGCCCCGACCGCACGGCCCGCTTCACCGAGCCCTACGCCTGCCTCCTCGACGCGCTGGAGTCGAGGGGCTGGCTGCCCGCGCCGGTCGCGGCGCATGCGCGGAGCCGCATCGACGCCGATACTGCACACTCATGA
- a CDS encoding ABC transporter substrate-binding protein, which translates to MDRHAHDRRRFLALGAATAAAPLLTACGAGFGGGDDKKGDGSAADDVTGSFDWKRERGRTVKALLNKHPYTDALIADLKSFTAKTGIEVEYDVFPEDNYFDKLTVDLSSGRASYDVFMLGAYMVWQYGPPGWLEDLGPWMRNSSATGEEWDQADFFPNLLQADQWSLKAGAPLGQGGQYALPWGWETNVVAYNTEVFGKLGLKPAETFDELRELAGVVKRKAPGAGFDGMYGIAVRGSRSWATIHPGFMTMYARNGLHDFTVSGEKLTPAMNTPKAIAFTRDWAGMVKQGGPPSWTSYTWYQCSSDLGAKKAGMLFDADTAAYFQAVKGASPASGKIAFHPGPKGPDGSLATNMWIWSLGMNARSKRKSAAWLFLQWATGKEHLRKGAITYNHIDPVRKSISQDGAYKDKMRHLPGFIETFETVVDQTKIQFTPQAQFFDATTSWAAALQEIYGGKSAKSVLNGLAGDLASKVG; encoded by the coding sequence ATGGACAGGCACGCGCACGACCGCCGACGCTTCCTCGCCCTCGGCGCGGCCACCGCCGCGGCCCCGCTGCTCACGGCCTGCGGTGCCGGATTCGGCGGCGGCGACGACAAGAAGGGCGACGGCTCCGCCGCCGACGACGTCACCGGGTCGTTCGACTGGAAGCGCGAGCGAGGCAGGACCGTGAAGGCGCTGCTCAACAAGCACCCGTACACGGACGCCCTGATCGCCGACCTGAAGTCGTTCACCGCGAAGACCGGCATCGAGGTCGAGTACGACGTCTTCCCCGAGGACAACTACTTCGACAAGCTCACCGTCGACCTCTCCAGCGGGCGGGCCTCGTACGACGTCTTCATGCTCGGCGCGTACATGGTGTGGCAGTACGGGCCGCCGGGCTGGCTGGAGGACCTCGGCCCGTGGATGCGCAACTCCTCGGCCACCGGGGAGGAATGGGACCAGGCCGACTTCTTCCCGAACCTCCTCCAGGCCGACCAGTGGTCGCTGAAGGCGGGCGCCCCGCTCGGGCAGGGCGGCCAGTACGCGCTGCCCTGGGGCTGGGAGACGAACGTCGTCGCCTACAACACCGAGGTGTTCGGAAAGCTGGGGCTCAAACCCGCCGAGACCTTCGACGAGTTGCGCGAACTCGCCGGGGTGGTCAAGAGGAAGGCACCGGGTGCCGGTTTCGACGGGATGTACGGGATCGCCGTACGCGGCTCACGGAGCTGGGCCACCATCCACCCCGGCTTCATGACCATGTACGCCCGCAACGGCCTCCATGACTTCACGGTCTCCGGCGAGAAGCTCACACCCGCCATGAACACCCCGAAGGCCATCGCGTTCACCCGGGACTGGGCGGGCATGGTCAAGCAGGGCGGGCCGCCGTCCTGGACGTCGTACACCTGGTACCAGTGCTCCAGCGACCTCGGCGCGAAGAAGGCCGGGATGCTGTTCGACGCCGACACGGCCGCCTACTTCCAGGCCGTGAAGGGCGCCAGCCCCGCGTCCGGGAAGATCGCCTTCCACCCCGGCCCCAAGGGTCCGGACGGGTCGCTGGCCACCAACATGTGGATCTGGTCGCTCGGCATGAACGCCAGGAGCAAGCGGAAGAGCGCCGCCTGGCTGTTCCTGCAGTGGGCCACGGGCAAGGAGCACCTGCGCAAGGGGGCGATCACGTACAACCACATCGACCCGGTGCGGAAGTCCATCAGCCAGGACGGCGCCTACAAGGACAAGATGAGGCACCTGCCCGGCTTCATCGAGACCTTCGAGACGGTCGTCGACCAGACGAAGATCCAGTTCACCCCGCAGGCCCAGTTCTTCGACGCCACCACCAGCTGGGCCGCGGCTCTCCAGGAGATCTACGGCGGAAAGAGCGCAAAGTCCGTGCTCAACGGGCTGGCCGGTGATCTCGCGTCCAAGGTGGGTTGA
- a CDS encoding carbohydrate ABC transporter permease gives MGWRLALRPYLLIVPALLLTCGILYPFGLGLYYTLFDFSASKPQPDMVRFHNYETVFAQDAFWNSAWVTVLYAVGAAAVETVLGVAVALLLHRSSLVGRILEKILILPLMIAPVIAAIIWKLMLQPSVGVINHLLKPFGLGGVQWTDTPTGALLSSIAVDVWVYTPFVAILALAGLRSLPASPFEAAAVDGAGWWYTFRRLTLPMLWPYVLVAVIFRFMDSLKVFDIIYALTEGGPGDSTVVLQIRAYLEAIRFQRYSFGISYTIVLWAVVYLAAMVLVRHLGRIQRKAAEVTEVAAR, from the coding sequence ATGGGTTGGCGGCTCGCCCTGCGCCCGTACCTCCTGATCGTCCCCGCGCTGCTGCTCACCTGCGGGATCCTCTACCCGTTCGGGCTCGGGCTGTACTACACGCTGTTCGACTTCTCGGCGAGCAAACCGCAGCCGGACATGGTCCGGTTCCACAACTACGAGACCGTCTTCGCCCAGGACGCCTTCTGGAACTCGGCGTGGGTGACCGTGCTGTACGCGGTCGGCGCGGCCGCCGTCGAGACCGTGCTCGGGGTCGCCGTCGCCCTGCTGCTGCACCGCTCCTCGCTCGTCGGCCGGATCCTGGAGAAGATCCTGATCCTGCCCCTGATGATCGCTCCTGTGATCGCGGCGATCATCTGGAAACTGATGCTCCAGCCGTCCGTCGGGGTGATCAACCACCTGCTGAAACCCTTCGGTCTCGGCGGGGTCCAGTGGACCGACACCCCGACGGGCGCACTGCTGTCGTCGATCGCCGTGGACGTCTGGGTCTACACCCCGTTCGTGGCGATCCTCGCCCTCGCCGGCCTGCGGTCGCTGCCCGCCTCCCCGTTCGAGGCGGCGGCCGTGGACGGCGCGGGCTGGTGGTACACCTTCCGGCGGCTGACCCTGCCGATGCTGTGGCCGTACGTACTCGTCGCGGTGATCTTCCGGTTCATGGACTCGTTGAAGGTGTTCGACATCATCTACGCCCTGACGGAAGGCGGACCGGGCGACTCGACCGTGGTCCTCCAGATCCGGGCGTACCTGGAGGCGATCCGCTTCCAGCGCTACAGCTTCGGGATCAGCTACACGATCGTGCTGTGGGCCGTGGTGTACCTGGCGGCGATGGTGCTGGTGCGCCATCTGGGCCGGATCCAGCGCAAGGCGGCGGAGGTGACGGAGGTGGCGGCCCGATGA
- a CDS encoding carbohydrate ABC transporter permease, producing MKHRWPGWLADAALVLYFVFALFPVAWMVILSLKPADQLFSTYFSFTPTLDSYRTVLGDSEGIPFTRFFVNSLVVSLGAVALSLVVGLPAAYASARWRFKGSENLMFTLLSFRFAPELTVIIPLFVLYQKLGLFDTYVGMVWVLQLVTLPLIVWIMRSYFADLTPELEQAALLDGYTRKQAFFKVALPLVKPGIAAVSLLAFIFAWNNFVFPLILTSNEAQTVTVGALSFLGGDRPKYNLTAAAALVSVVPPLLLALTIQRYLVRGLSFGAVKS from the coding sequence ATGAAGCACCGCTGGCCGGGATGGCTGGCCGACGCGGCCCTCGTCCTCTACTTCGTCTTCGCGCTCTTCCCCGTCGCCTGGATGGTGATCCTCTCCCTGAAGCCCGCGGACCAGCTCTTCAGCACGTACTTCTCCTTCACCCCGACCCTCGACTCCTACCGGACGGTGCTCGGCGACAGCGAGGGCATCCCCTTCACCCGCTTCTTCGTCAACAGCCTGGTCGTGTCCCTGGGCGCGGTCGCGCTGTCCCTCGTGGTCGGGCTGCCGGCCGCGTACGCCTCGGCGCGCTGGCGGTTCAAGGGCTCCGAGAACCTGATGTTCACGCTGCTGTCGTTCCGGTTCGCGCCCGAACTCACCGTGATCATCCCGCTGTTCGTGCTGTACCAGAAGCTCGGGCTGTTCGACACCTACGTCGGCATGGTGTGGGTGCTGCAACTGGTCACCCTGCCTCTGATCGTATGGATCATGCGGTCGTACTTCGCCGACCTCACCCCGGAGCTGGAGCAGGCGGCGCTGCTCGACGGCTACACCCGCAAACAGGCCTTCTTCAAGGTGGCGCTGCCACTGGTCAAGCCCGGGATCGCGGCCGTGTCGCTGCTGGCCTTCATCTTCGCCTGGAACAACTTCGTCTTCCCGCTCATCCTCACCTCCAACGAGGCCCAGACCGTGACCGTGGGCGCGCTGTCCTTCCTCGGCGGCGACCGGCCCAAGTACAACCTCACGGCCGCGGCCGCGCTGGTGTCCGTCGTACCGCCGCTGCTGCTCGCCCTCACCATCCAGCGGTATCTGGTGCGGGGCCTGTCCTTCGGGGCGGTCAAGTCGTGA